From Halotia branconii CENA392, the proteins below share one genomic window:
- a CDS encoding cob(I)yrinic acid a,c-diamide adenosyltransferase, whose amino-acid sequence MTRNGIGIRTAQVRSERLTGQIHVYDGAGKGKSQAALGVVLRSIGLGINTPSNSNRVLLLRFLKGPERDYDEDGAIAALQRGFPHLIDQVRTGRAEFFGPEEITAFDQVEAARGWDVAKGAIASGLYSVVVLDEINPVLDLGLLPVNEVVKTLKSKPHDLEIIATGRAAPQKLLDIADLHSEMKPQHHPTAKALFIEGIEIYTGAGKGKSTSALGKALQAIGRGINHPGSTRVLIMQWLKGGSGYTEDAAIAALQQSYPEVVDHQRCGRDAIVWRNSRQELDYIEAERGWEIAKTAIASGLYKTIILDELNPTVDLELLPIEPIVQALLRKPRDTEIIITGRCQNQPAYFDLASVHSEVYCHKHYANQGVELKRGVDF is encoded by the coding sequence ATGACAAGGAACGGTATCGGTATTCGCACAGCGCAAGTGCGTTCTGAACGACTCACAGGGCAAATTCATGTTTATGACGGCGCGGGAAAAGGCAAATCCCAAGCAGCTTTAGGAGTGGTTTTGCGCTCGATTGGCTTGGGGATAAATACACCAAGTAATTCTAACCGCGTTTTATTATTGCGGTTTTTAAAAGGGCCAGAACGTGATTATGACGAAGATGGAGCGATCGCAGCTTTGCAGCGTGGTTTTCCCCATCTCATTGATCAAGTCCGGACAGGTCGCGCCGAATTTTTTGGCCCTGAGGAAATAACCGCCTTCGATCAAGTAGAAGCAGCACGGGGTTGGGATGTAGCCAAAGGAGCGATCGCTTCTGGGTTGTATTCAGTCGTTGTCTTAGATGAAATTAACCCTGTTTTAGATTTGGGTTTACTTCCGGTCAATGAAGTGGTAAAAACACTAAAATCCAAACCCCATGACTTAGAAATTATTGCTACCGGACGTGCCGCACCTCAAAAGTTACTTGATATTGCGGATTTGCACTCCGAAATGAAACCCCAACACCACCCAACGGCTAAAGCACTATTCATTGAAGGGATTGAAATTTATACTGGTGCTGGTAAAGGTAAGTCTACTAGCGCCCTCGGTAAGGCTTTACAAGCGATTGGTAGAGGAATTAATCACCCTGGGTCTACTAGGGTATTGATTATGCAGTGGCTAAAAGGTGGTAGTGGTTATACAGAAGATGCTGCGATCGCAGCATTGCAGCAATCGTATCCAGAAGTGGTAGATCATCAACGTTGTGGTCGAGATGCGATCGTCTGGCGCAATTCCCGGCAAGAATTAGACTACATAGAAGCCGAACGCGGTTGGGAAATTGCCAAAACTGCGATCGCTTCTGGATTGTACAAAACCATCATCCTCGATGAACTCAATCCCACCGTTGACCTAGAATTACTTCCAATTGAACCGATTGTACAAGCCTTGCTTCGCAAACCCCGCGACACTGAAATTATTATTACTGGTCGCTGCCAAAATCAACCTGCTTACTTTGATTTAGCTAGCGTTCACTCTGAGGTTTACTGTCATAAACACTATGCCAATCAAGGTGTAGAACTAAAGCGGGGAGTCGATTTTTAA
- the fraC gene encoding filament integrity protein FraC produces MFDLFGNWTLPSVFPLGAILFNFLFLLIAIPIEAYVFYKRIKFDRKTSIFYAISVNLFSSAIGWFLFFVLEPILPIYFKAELIGFVFFNIFQSTNTQSLLIVTAFIVFFTTIIMKIFLLQIFVFLLSENVGKKQDTSELPQRIQWRFASRARFQSTNLVTTTLIANSLSYSAITFILLIRNR; encoded by the coding sequence ATGTTTGATCTATTTGGAAATTGGACTCTTCCCAGTGTTTTTCCCTTGGGGGCAATTTTGTTTAACTTCTTATTTTTACTGATTGCTATCCCTATTGAGGCCTATGTTTTTTATAAAAGAATAAAATTTGACCGGAAAACTAGCATTTTTTATGCTATTTCTGTCAATCTCTTTTCCAGCGCAATTGGTTGGTTTTTATTTTTTGTTTTAGAACCAATATTACCAATATATTTTAAAGCAGAATTAATTGGTTTTGTATTCTTTAATATTTTTCAATCAACTAACACGCAGAGTTTACTTATTGTAACTGCTTTTATAGTTTTTTTTACAACTATTATAATGAAAATTTTTCTCTTACAAATTTTCGTGTTTTTGTTAAGCGAAAATGTGGGAAAAAAGCAGGATACTTCAGAATTACCTCAACGTATACAATGGCGTTTTGCCAGTCGGGCGAGATTTCAAAGTACGAATTTAGTTACGACTACATTAATAGCTAATTCTTTAAGTTACAGTGCTATTACCTTTATTTTACTAATTCGCAATAGGTAG
- a CDS encoding NupC/NupG family nucleoside CNT transporter, translating into MERAISALGILIFIAISYALSVRRDAVRWRTVAWGLGLEFVLALAILKTPWGLNVFKSLGDIVSNFLAFSDVGAKFVFGENFKEHLFAFQVLPTIIFFSAFISVLYYYGILQRIVNVFAWVMMKTMKTSGSESLSCAGNIFLGPTESALMVKPYVAKMTQSELHAVMTGGFSTIAGGVLGAYLSFGIPAEHLIAAFFMTAPTSLIVSKLLYPETEVSQTVGKAKMDTETSYINVIDAATAGAIDGVKLAVNVGVMIIAFLGLLAAVNALLGWLGTRVGLQQLSLQWILSFIMAPVAFFMGVPWADCREIGALLGTKTILNEFIAFLDLKQLIESGKISQRAVIIATYALCNFANIGSIGITIGGITGMAPNRQHDLARMGVRAMIGGLLAGFITACIAGVLI; encoded by the coding sequence ATGGAACGTGCCATTTCCGCACTCGGAATATTAATCTTTATCGCCATATCCTACGCCCTATCTGTGAGACGAGATGCAGTCCGTTGGCGAACAGTAGCATGGGGTTTGGGATTAGAGTTTGTACTCGCGCTGGCGATTCTTAAAACTCCTTGGGGTTTAAATGTGTTTAAGTCTTTAGGAGATATTGTCAGCAACTTTTTAGCATTTTCTGATGTTGGCGCTAAATTTGTCTTTGGAGAGAACTTTAAAGAGCATTTATTCGCTTTCCAAGTCCTGCCTACAATTATTTTTTTCTCTGCATTCATCAGCGTCTTATATTACTACGGCATTTTGCAACGAATAGTGAATGTATTCGCATGGGTAATGATGAAAACAATGAAAACATCAGGTTCTGAGTCTTTATCCTGTGCAGGGAATATTTTTTTGGGACCAACAGAATCAGCGCTGATGGTTAAACCTTATGTCGCCAAAATGACGCAATCGGAACTTCATGCTGTGATGACTGGTGGTTTTTCTACCATTGCAGGTGGAGTTTTAGGAGCCTATCTTTCATTTGGCATCCCAGCGGAACATCTGATTGCTGCTTTTTTTATGACTGCTCCTACCTCCTTAATAGTGTCAAAACTGCTTTACCCAGAAACAGAAGTATCACAGACGGTTGGTAAGGCCAAAATGGATACAGAGACAAGTTACATAAATGTAATTGATGCTGCTACCGCCGGCGCAATTGACGGCGTGAAGCTAGCGGTTAACGTTGGGGTAATGATTATTGCCTTTTTGGGATTACTGGCTGCGGTGAATGCACTGCTGGGATGGTTGGGAACTCGTGTTGGTTTACAACAACTGTCGTTGCAATGGATTTTGTCTTTTATTATGGCTCCTGTAGCATTTTTCATGGGTGTACCTTGGGCTGATTGTCGGGAGATAGGGGCATTATTAGGTACAAAAACAATTCTGAATGAATTTATTGCTTTTTTAGATTTGAAGCAGCTAATTGAAAGCGGCAAAATTTCCCAACGCGCAGTAATTATTGCTACTTATGCACTATGTAATTTTGCCAATATAGGTTCAATTGGAATTACCATTGGTGGTATTACTGGCATGGCTCCTAATCGTCAGCATGACTTAGCGCGTATGGGTGTTAGAGCAATGATTGGGGGATTGCTAGCAGGTTTTATTACGGCTTGTATTGCTGGAGTATTAATTTGA
- a CDS encoding DUF2231 domain-containing protein, with amino-acid sequence MNSELIDQLNAQMGANGLPYTIPIHPNLVHLTLGLFIIGITFDIVGVLFPFEKWVFKFLAISVERANLFDVGWYNMLAASVITFFTVAAGFYEMLLATPPSDVKSAWGLQAMQTMIWHGVGGVFLLALILIMTVWRGWQRFVWDKQAYKLTDREVQWSYLFTGMAIMLIMYVHGTLGAQMAAEFGVHNTADSLLRMGQDLNTVLK; translated from the coding sequence ATGAACTCAGAACTGATTGACCAATTGAACGCCCAAATGGGTGCAAACGGACTTCCTTACACGATTCCCATTCATCCCAACTTAGTCCATTTGACTTTGGGTCTATTCATCATTGGGATTACCTTTGACATCGTTGGTGTTCTATTCCCCTTTGAAAAATGGGTCTTCAAATTTCTGGCGATTTCTGTTGAACGTGCCAACTTATTTGATGTGGGTTGGTACAACATGCTAGCTGCCAGCGTCATCACTTTTTTCACAGTAGCAGCAGGTTTTTATGAAATGCTGCTAGCAACTCCACCAAGCGATGTCAAAAGTGCCTGGGGATTACAAGCAATGCAAACCATGATTTGGCATGGTGTAGGTGGTGTATTCCTATTAGCGTTGATTCTGATTATGACCGTCTGGAGAGGATGGCAGCGCTTCGTATGGGATAAACAAGCATATAAACTGACAGACAGAGAAGTGCAGTGGAGTTATCTGTTCACAGGTATGGCAATCATGTTGATTATGTACGTTCACGGCACATTAGGAGCGCAGATGGCAGCCGAATTTGGCGTACACAACACAGCAGATAGTTTGCTGCGAATGGGGCAAGACCTGAATACAGTGCTGAAGTAA
- a CDS encoding DUF2231 domain-containing protein yields MLEYLTSLNDHNLPYPDTIHPIVVHFVIAMVVFAFFCDLVGYFTGRTHLFEVSWWNMLVATVAIFVAIIFGQFEAGLAQPYDLAKSVLNLHTLVGWSLSGIIAAITAWRYVIRSRNPNKLPIHYMLVGLFLTLIVGLQVYLGDELVWVYGLHTVPVVEAVKEGILP; encoded by the coding sequence ATGCTTGAGTATCTGACATCTTTGAACGACCATAATTTGCCCTATCCAGATACAATTCACCCTATTGTTGTTCATTTCGTAATTGCAATGGTAGTGTTTGCATTCTTCTGTGATTTAGTGGGTTATTTTACTGGTAGAACTCATCTTTTTGAGGTGAGTTGGTGGAATATGTTAGTTGCAACAGTTGCTATCTTTGTGGCTATTATTTTTGGTCAATTTGAAGCAGGACTGGCACAACCTTATGACCTAGCTAAATCAGTGCTAAATTTGCATACCTTAGTTGGCTGGTCACTTTCTGGAATCATCGCCGCAATTACAGCATGGCGCTATGTAATTCGTAGTCGCAACCCCAACAAATTACCGATTCACTACATGTTAGTGGGGTTGTTTTTAACCCTAATCGTGGGTTTGCAAGTCTATTTAGGAGACGAACTCGTTTGGGTATATGGATTGCACACAGTGCCAGTTGTGGAAGCAGTAAAAGAAGGTATTTTGCCATGA
- a CDS encoding tyrosine-type recombinase/integrase produces MKLLYGTGLRLTEGLSLRVKNVDFAQNQIIVRDTKRIA; encoded by the coding sequence ATTAAGTTACTTTATGGCACAGGATTACGCTTAACTGAAGGACTGAGTTTAAGAGTTAAAAATGTTGATTTTGCCCAAAATCAAATTATTGTGCGCGACACCAAGAGAATTGCTTAG
- a CDS encoding SDR family oxidoreductase: protein MNFANKTIVITGASAGIGRTLAISLAQQDANLVLAARNQEALEQTVAVCTKHPGKVIAVPTDVTQPEACQQLIKKAIAAFGQIDVLINNAGIGMLTRFDEVTDLSIFEQVMRVNYLGAVYCTYYALPYLKASRGLLVAISSICGKTAVPTRTGYVASKHAMQGFFDTLRIELRGTGVNVLVVSPGFVATDIRQRALGKDGTPLGKSPRDESQGNMSVEECVRQIIWAMERRKREHIMTLKGKVISWAKLIMPGFVDRLAAATVRTTTFTQK, encoded by the coding sequence ATGAATTTTGCTAACAAAACTATTGTAATCACAGGTGCATCGGCTGGAATTGGCAGAACCTTAGCAATCTCCTTAGCCCAACAGGATGCAAATTTAGTATTAGCTGCTCGCAATCAAGAAGCATTAGAACAGACGGTTGCTGTTTGTACCAAACATCCAGGTAAGGTGATTGCAGTACCTACAGATGTAACTCAACCAGAAGCTTGCCAGCAGTTGATCAAAAAAGCGATCGCAGCATTTGGGCAGATTGATGTCCTGATCAACAATGCTGGAATTGGAATGCTAACCCGCTTTGATGAAGTGACAGATCTCTCCATTTTTGAGCAGGTAATGCGGGTTAACTATCTCGGTGCTGTTTACTGTACCTATTATGCCTTACCTTACTTGAAAGCCAGTCGAGGACTATTAGTGGCTATTTCTTCAATTTGCGGCAAAACAGCTGTACCTACTCGCACAGGCTATGTTGCCAGTAAACATGCGATGCAAGGTTTCTTTGATACGCTGCGGATTGAATTACGAGGAACGGGAGTCAATGTATTGGTTGTATCACCAGGGTTTGTGGCCACAGATATCCGGCAACGAGCGTTAGGGAAAGATGGAACACCATTAGGCAAAAGTCCTCGTGATGAAAGTCAAGGCAATATGTCAGTGGAAGAATGTGTACGTCAAATTATCTGGGCAATGGAACGGCGTAAACGAGAACACATTATGACCTTGAAAGGAAAAGTGATTTCTTGGGCAAAACTGATTATGCCAGGATTCGTTGATCGCCTTGCTGCTGCTACTGTTCGCACGACCACTTTCACCCAAAAGTAA
- a CDS encoding cupin domain-containing protein has product MQNNSSKKPIIDYWHVWTDQDGISHQSRCQIEDFIEKGIAPDTSPQWLSQLKQSGATFTFTVLPVGWVGNWHENPKPQWIIPLSGRWFVETMDGQRVEMGAGEISFGEDQGTKADAQGHKGHLSGTVGDAPAVLIMVQLEETPTIKQSCRFK; this is encoded by the coding sequence ATGCAAAATAATTCATCAAAAAAGCCAATAATTGACTATTGGCACGTTTGGACTGACCAAGATGGTATAAGTCATCAGTCCCGTTGTCAAATTGAGGATTTCATCGAGAAAGGCATAGCCCCGGATACCTCGCCGCAGTGGCTTTCTCAGTTAAAGCAGTCTGGGGCTACATTCACCTTCACTGTGCTACCCGTGGGATGGGTTGGCAACTGGCACGAGAACCCGAAGCCTCAGTGGATCATTCCCCTGTCAGGACGCTGGTTTGTGGAAACTATGGACGGACAGCGAGTCGAAATGGGTGCTGGTGAAATTTCATTTGGAGAAGACCAGGGTACGAAAGCAGACGCGCAAGGTCATAAAGGTCACTTATCTGGAACAGTGGGTGATGCGCCAGCTGTTCTGATCATGGTACAACTCGAAGAAACTCCAACTATAAAGCAATCCTGTCGCTTTAAGTAA
- a CDS encoding YheT family hydrolase has protein sequence MMCYAPYNPSRFLQNGVAMTVYTVLWGRRYWEKTTPHPEPPYHKTIFMGGQDVPIYCWVAIPKNAHSTIVATYGITGDLNQEWFLRLLGRKAYAQGYAVVLFDWRAHGKTAELSPTLTSDGLYEGEDFVRIAAAAASMGCPSKFWFAGFSLGGQLALWGLKAAAKLTQGSEELGIKDSDIGGGVVICPSLDSMRSLTYLVKQPIGKYLEAGIARNLKKLAWRIHDVHPGSLDPEAIKRANSIWGFDHELVIGRLGFPSVEAYYQASSALQLLPHLSKPTLILYAADDPLFDPAIIPDLQAACAENSLIDLMLTRHGGHIGYLNSKQGQREAQDPDPWWAWNRALQWMDQQRVGQESLSLSPR, from the coding sequence ATGATGTGTTATGCTCCCTACAATCCTTCTCGCTTTTTACAAAATGGTGTGGCAATGACTGTGTACACCGTTTTGTGGGGAAGACGTTATTGGGAAAAAACAACTCCACACCCAGAGCCGCCTTATCATAAAACAATTTTTATGGGTGGGCAAGATGTACCCATTTATTGTTGGGTTGCCATCCCTAAAAATGCTCATAGTACTATTGTCGCTACTTATGGCATTACAGGTGATTTAAATCAAGAATGGTTTTTGAGACTTTTGGGGCGTAAAGCTTATGCCCAAGGATACGCTGTAGTGTTATTTGATTGGCGCGCTCATGGCAAGACTGCTGAATTATCCCCGACTTTGACTTCTGATGGTCTGTATGAGGGAGAAGATTTTGTCCGTATTGCCGCCGCTGCCGCATCGATGGGATGTCCTAGTAAATTTTGGTTTGCAGGTTTTTCTTTAGGAGGGCAGTTAGCGCTGTGGGGGCTAAAGGCCGCGGCAAAATTAACTCAGGGTAGCGAGGAGTTAGGAATAAAAGACAGTGACATTGGCGGGGGTGTAGTGATTTGCCCTAGCTTGGATTCTATGCGATCGCTTACCTATTTAGTCAAACAGCCGATTGGCAAATATTTAGAAGCAGGGATTGCCCGAAATTTAAAAAAGTTGGCGTGGCGAATACATGATGTTCATCCTGGAAGTCTTGATCCAGAAGCCATCAAACGAGCCAACAGTATTTGGGGTTTTGACCATGAACTAGTAATTGGACGATTAGGCTTTCCTTCTGTGGAAGCATATTACCAAGCCAGCAGTGCTTTACAACTATTGCCCCATCTTTCTAAACCTACTTTGATTTTGTATGCTGCTGATGATCCGTTGTTTGACCCAGCAATCATACCTGATTTGCAAGCTGCCTGTGCTGAAAATTCTCTGATAGATTTAATGCTTACCCGTCATGGCGGTCACATTGGCTATTTAAATAGCAAACAAGGTCAGCGCGAAGCACAAGATCCTGATCCTTGGTGGGCTTGGAATCGGGCTTTACAGTGGATGGATCAACAAAGAGTAGGACAGGAAAGTTTGTCTTTGTCGCCTCGATGA
- a CDS encoding response regulator transcription factor — MPRILVIDDDPAISELVAVNLEMAGYDVSQAEDGIKGQALALQLQPDLIMLDLMLPRVDGFTVCQRLRRDERTSEIPVLMLTALSQTQDKVEGFNAGADDYLTKPFEVEEMLARVRALLRRTDRIPQAAKHSEILNYGSLTLVPERFEAIWFTETVKLTHLEFELLHCLLQRHGQTVSPSEILREVWGYDPDDDIETIRVHIRHLRTKLEPDPRHPRYIKTVYGAGYCLELPSIPPSAEGVSTTAVE, encoded by the coding sequence ATGCCGAGGATTCTTGTCATAGACGATGACCCAGCAATTTCAGAACTCGTTGCCGTCAACTTGGAAATGGCTGGCTATGATGTCAGTCAAGCTGAAGATGGTATCAAGGGACAGGCCTTAGCTCTCCAGCTACAGCCAGACTTGATTATGCTCGATTTGATGTTGCCCAGAGTGGATGGATTTACAGTTTGTCAGCGCTTGCGTCGAGATGAGCGTACATCTGAAATTCCCGTGTTGATGTTGACGGCTTTAAGCCAAACTCAGGACAAGGTAGAAGGCTTCAATGCTGGCGCGGATGACTACCTCACCAAGCCCTTTGAAGTCGAAGAGATGCTAGCACGAGTCCGAGCATTACTGCGACGTACTGACCGTATTCCTCAAGCAGCCAAACACAGTGAAATTCTCAATTATGGCTCGTTGACCCTTGTCCCAGAAAGATTTGAGGCAATCTGGTTCACTGAAACTGTCAAACTGACTCATTTAGAATTTGAGTTACTTCATTGTTTGCTGCAACGTCACGGTCAGACAGTTTCCCCCAGTGAAATCCTCAGAGAAGTTTGGGGTTACGACCCAGATGATGACATCGAAACTATTCGAGTGCATATCCGCCACTTGCGAACTAAGTTAGAACCAGACCCGCGACACCCCCGCTATATCAAGACTGTATATGGTGCAGGATACTGTCTGGAATTGCCTAGCATACCTCCATCAGCAGAGGGGGTTTCCACAACAGCGGTTGAGTGA
- a CDS encoding type II toxin-antitoxin system RelE family toxin has product MYEVFLHPDGEKGYVNADKALAKKIARCLQQLEQTPRSHPNIKVLKGDYAGYYRYRIGDYRVIYSVDDELMQVFVVAIAHRSEAYEP; this is encoded by the coding sequence ATGTATGAAGTTTTCCTTCACCCGGATGGCGAAAAGGGTTACGTCAATGCTGATAAAGCTCTAGCAAAGAAAATCGCCCGATGTTTGCAGCAACTAGAGCAAACTCCTCGGTCACACCCTAACATCAAGGTTCTCAAAGGCGATTATGCAGGATACTATCGCTACCGAATTGGTGACTACAGAGTCATCTACTCAGTGGATGATGAACTGATGCAAGTATTTGTTGTGGCGATCGCCCATCGTAGTGAGGCGTATGAACCGTGA
- the fraD gene encoding septal junction protein FraD: MNFLFKDLFGLVGIVQDVYDRIRKILVPPKAYSWQTLIYLSVYSWILSFFAIGYIQNIIAFFGWLFLIAGTAWYTTDDPLRVPGTFMPVGAVITGFLVSVFAFGNQDNGITSRTIVLWPTISALITAIPEFFEGSGTDSKAQIPKPEVRQRITVLVASSMVLSCWIQFYFVMDTWLKEYPSLLADDFQRSTFVVRMDKAEKIPENGVLILDRLQPIVEAELAGKPWSQVERWLLDAKTQVGNLGNQVINKTLAEYEEKELWRIEPRVVNTKSGGYILDLLSIWEGPSSNSKGYYLKKSCRIEPVAGSINNPSTTVNLSDNKSAVAEIECDRLSKFIAGAPPPQQ; this comes from the coding sequence ATGAATTTTTTATTTAAAGATCTATTTGGACTTGTCGGAATTGTTCAGGATGTCTACGATCGCATCAGAAAAATATTAGTTCCTCCCAAGGCTTATTCTTGGCAAACACTGATTTATTTGAGTGTTTATTCTTGGATACTTTCATTTTTTGCTATAGGTTACATTCAAAATATAATTGCATTTTTTGGCTGGTTATTTTTAATCGCTGGTACAGCTTGGTATACCACAGACGATCCTTTGAGGGTTCCTGGTACTTTCATGCCAGTAGGAGCAGTGATCACTGGATTCTTGGTTAGTGTTTTTGCTTTTGGAAATCAAGATAATGGAATTACATCCAGAACAATTGTTCTTTGGCCAACAATATCAGCATTAATTACAGCTATACCAGAATTTTTTGAAGGCAGCGGTACAGATTCTAAAGCTCAAATACCTAAACCAGAAGTCCGCCAAAGAATAACCGTTTTGGTAGCTAGTTCTATGGTGCTAAGTTGCTGGATTCAGTTTTATTTTGTGATGGATACTTGGTTGAAAGAATATCCTAGTTTACTCGCAGATGATTTTCAACGTAGTACCTTTGTAGTCAGAATGGACAAGGCAGAAAAAATACCAGAAAATGGCGTTTTAATTTTAGATAGACTACAACCAATAGTAGAAGCAGAACTAGCTGGAAAACCTTGGTCTCAAGTCGAGCGATGGCTGCTAGATGCAAAAACTCAAGTAGGAAACTTAGGCAACCAAGTAATTAACAAAACTTTAGCAGAATATGAAGAGAAAGAATTATGGCGGATTGAACCGCGTGTAGTCAATACTAAATCTGGTGGATATATATTAGATTTACTCAGTATCTGGGAAGGTCCTAGTTCCAACTCCAAAGGATATTATCTAAAGAAATCTTGTCGGATTGAACCAGTTGCCGGGTCTATAAATAATCCCAGCACAACTGTTAATTTATCAGACAATAAAAGCGCAGTTGCAGAAATTGAATGCGATCGCCTGAGTAAATTTATTGCCGGTGCGCCACCACCGCAACAATGA
- a CDS encoding cytochrome c oxidase subunit II codes for MKIGKILNILTVITGVVFVTITSLWIGKQSYFWLPPQAAAESHLIDDLISFLVTLGAFIFLAVTSTLMYSIIFHRAEKGDTSDGPPIEGNITLEVVWTAIPIMLVIWIATYSYQIYERMGIQGPTELVHLHNPIGMESAYAATNEAPVAALTEPVEKIDVLAKQWAWVFHYPETDITSTELHLPSDRRVRLALQSADVLHGFYIPAFRLKQDIIPNHAIDFEFTPIRPGEYRLTDSQYSGTYFATMQANVVVESPEDYHQWLTKAASQKPSEAHNQAASEYAQASSQSVKTGWATVAPAASPLVNYPG; via the coding sequence ATGAAAATCGGCAAGATCTTAAACATTTTAACCGTGATTACGGGGGTAGTTTTCGTGACTATTACCAGTCTGTGGATTGGTAAACAGTCTTACTTCTGGCTTCCTCCCCAAGCGGCGGCAGAATCTCATCTGATTGATGATTTGATTAGCTTTCTAGTCACCTTAGGTGCATTCATCTTTTTAGCAGTGACTAGCACCTTGATGTACTCGATTATTTTTCATCGGGCAGAAAAGGGAGACACCAGCGATGGCCCGCCCATTGAAGGTAACATCACACTAGAAGTTGTCTGGACAGCCATCCCCATCATGCTAGTGATTTGGATTGCCACTTATAGCTATCAAATCTACGAACGCATGGGGATTCAAGGACCGACAGAATTAGTGCATTTGCATAATCCCATCGGTATGGAATCAGCTTATGCTGCAACCAATGAAGCACCAGTTGCCGCCTTAACTGAACCTGTAGAAAAAATTGACGTGCTAGCCAAACAATGGGCATGGGTATTTCATTACCCAGAAACAGATATTACCAGTACTGAGTTGCATTTGCCAAGCGATCGCCGGGTACGTTTAGCACTGCAATCAGCAGATGTACTACACGGCTTTTATATTCCGGCATTTCGTCTCAAGCAAGATATTATTCCTAACCATGCAATTGACTTTGAATTTACACCCATTCGCCCAGGTGAATATAGACTTACCGATTCTCAATACAGTGGCACATACTTTGCCACCATGCAAGCTAATGTAGTCGTCGAATCTCCAGAAGATTACCACCAGTGGCTAACCAAAGCTGCAAGCCAAAAGCCATCAGAAGCCCACAATCAAGCAGCGTCTGAATATGCCCAAGCATCTAGTCAGTCTGTGAAAACTGGTTGGGCTACAGTTGCACCTGCGGCATCTCCTCTGGTCAATTATCCTGGTTGA
- a CDS encoding ABC transporter permease, with protein sequence MTPSRIFVIAKNVFQEVVRDRILYIIGFYVVILAIAIRALPEFAATTENKVFLDFGMVVMSIITLVVTIFIGTGLINKEVDKRTILVLIAKPVSRSEIISGKFLGLSAVLAVLIAIMTAIYLIFLQLGNIPHSTVSLLIAAVFLFFQLSLIAAVAITFGVFTNSLLAITLSFAVYLMGNITQDLLKLGRLSNNPTMERMTQFLYLILPDLSRLDLKNDAVYGLQALPDATALITDAGYGLLYSAMLLAIAIFIFSRREF encoded by the coding sequence ATGACTCCTAGCAGAATTTTTGTAATTGCCAAAAATGTATTTCAGGAAGTGGTACGCGATCGCATCCTCTATATTATCGGTTTTTATGTTGTGATACTTGCGATCGCTATCCGCGCCCTACCTGAATTTGCAGCCACAACTGAAAACAAAGTATTTTTAGACTTTGGTATGGTAGTAATGAGTATAATTACTTTAGTTGTAACTATATTTATTGGTACAGGACTGATTAACAAAGAAGTTGATAAACGTACTATTTTAGTATTGATTGCCAAACCTGTTAGCCGTAGTGAAATTATTTCCGGCAAATTTTTAGGTTTATCAGCAGTGCTGGCGGTACTTATCGCCATCATGACAGCGATTTATCTGATATTCTTACAACTAGGTAATATTCCTCATTCAACAGTCAGCCTTTTGATTGCGGCAGTTTTTTTATTTTTCCAGTTGTCTTTAATTGCTGCTGTAGCTATTACCTTTGGTGTATTTACTAATTCTTTATTAGCCATCACTCTCTCGTTTGCAGTTTACTTAATGGGGAATATCACCCAAGATTTATTAAAACTTGGTCGTCTGAGCAACAACCCCACTATGGAACGTATGACTCAGTTTTTATATCTCATCTTGCCAGATTTATCACGATTAGATTTAAAAAATGATGCCGTTTATGGTTTGCAAGCACTACCTGATGCAACTGCACTAATTACTGATGCAGGTTATGGCTTATTGTACAGTGCTATGTTGTTAGCGATCGCTATTTTCATTTTCTCACGACGTGAGTTTTAA